Proteins from a single region of Ananas comosus cultivar F153 linkage group 3, ASM154086v1, whole genome shotgun sequence:
- the LOC109707227 gene encoding inactive poly [ADP-ribose] polymerase RCD1-like isoform X2, whose amino-acid sequence MEVTNEKALDKCGRNTGYLKRKRDLAENFTEASVARRSRRPVADQITIRSGSEIECNTNSSPCFDRHIIQSYRNFLSSGLPQRVLSNENGEWKDFPENIIDLIRRDFQSKKAITEAAYQDQQLLLDFVHMICIDLETGLKKPIAWIDENGKCFFPELYPEVYASDVHQHFKKGSHANIIYSEPNEISITATRISNSESHDEVISNINKVKREDNFERNQKVYNEAVEVVGENEPCSFFPSRVGIVGSGHEKVSGQFGGRSVSCAVQDMLLKGLGLFADAKDIVGIYRTPLIDNLGQLRFSIFQEQIEHTKNRRGNANVRYAWLASYKDAVEEMMSRGVLQIKKPTKGPLFGIGNHLAPANRSDICASYSDVDENGVIHMMLCRVIMGNVELIHPGSQQFEPSGENFDSGVDNLQKPKHYIIWDMNRNTHIYPEYVVTIKVPSRPKECLVVKESSSDVPSITNSSSPDSLFQDRNFQLSPVSANQSQAPMFGRAPTSPWMPFSMLFAAISTKVSPQDMDLVNTCYEEFKQKKVSRIDLVKKLRQIVGDKLLISTIMRLQRKNKRMS is encoded by the exons ATGGAAGTGACGAACGAAAAGGCATTGGATAAATGTGGGAGAAACACAGGATATCTTAAGAGGAAGCGCGACTTGGCCGAAAATTTTACTGAGGCTAGCGTTGCTCGTAGATCACGTCGACCTGTTGCAGATCAAATCACTATCAGGTCTGGCAGCGAGATAGAATGTAACACCAATTCCAGCCCTTGTTTTGATAGGCATATTATCCAAAGCTACCGTAATTTTTTGTCAAGTGGGTTGCCACAGCGTGTGCTGTCTAATGAGAATGGTGAATGGAAAGATTTTCCAGAGAATATTATCGATTTGATTCGGAGAGATTTCCAATCAAAGAAGGCAATCACCGAAGCCGCATATCAGGACCAGCAATTGTTGCTAGACTTTGTGCACATGATATGCATAGATCTCGAGACGGGTCTCAAGAAGCCAATCGCATGGATTGACGAAAATGGAAAATGTTTCTTTCCTGAATTATATCCTGAGGTTTATGCATCAGATGTACATCAACATTTCAAAAAAGGAAGTCAtgctaatattatatattctgAGCCAAATGAGATATCCATCACTGCAACTCGAATCTCAAATTCGGAATCTCATGATGAAGTCATCTCTAATATCAACAAGGTCAAGCGTGAAGACAACTTCGAAAGAAACCAGAAGGTATATAATGAAGCCGTTGAAGTGGTTGGAGAAAATGAGCCATGCTCTTTCTTCCCTTCTAGGGTTGGTATCGTCGGATCTGGTCACGAGAAGGTGTCTGGCCAGTTTGGTGGTCGTAGTGTCAGCTGTGCAGTGCAAGATATGCTACTCAAGGGACTGGGCCTATTTGCTGATGCAAAGGATATTGTTGGTATCTATCGAACCCCGTTGATAGATAACTTGGGACAATTGCGTTTTAGTATTTTCCAGGAGCAGATAGAGCATACTAAGAACCGACGCGGGAATGCAAATGTCCGTTATGCTTGGCTTGCTTCTTATAAGGATGCTGTGGAGGAGATGATGTCGCGAGGTGTCTTGCAAATTAAGAAGCCTACAAAGGGTCCTTTGTTTGGTATTGGCAATCATCTTGCACCAGCAAATCGATCTGACATATG TGCTAGTTATTCTGATGTCGACGAAAATGGCGTTATCCATATGATGTTATGTCGAGTTATAATGGGGAATGTGGAACTCATCCATCCTGGATCTCAACAGTTTGAGCCTAGTGGAGAAAATTTTGATAGTGGTGTAGATAATCTTCAAAAACCAAAGCATTATATTATATGGGATATGAATAGGAACACTCACATCTATCCGGAGTATGTTGTGACCATCAAAGTGCCTTCCAGACCCAAAG AATGTTTGGTTGTTAAAGAAAGCTCTTCTGATGTGCCTTCAATCACAAATTCGAGTTCACCTGATAGTCTTTTCCAG GATAGGAATTTTCAGCTTTCACCGGTGTCGGCAAATCAATCTCAAGCTCCCATGTTTGGTAGAGCTCCTACCTCTCCTTGGATGCCTTTCTCAATGTTGTTTGCTGCAATTTCGACGAAAGTGTCTCCTCAAGACATGGACTTGGTTAATACTTGTTATGAAGAATTCAAG cAAAAAAAGGTAAGCAGAATTGACTTAGTTAAAAAGTTGAGGCAGATTGTTGGGGACAAACTGTTGATTTCTACAATAATGAGGCTCCAACGCAAG AATAAAAGAATGTCATGA
- the LOC109707227 gene encoding inactive poly [ADP-ribose] polymerase RCD1-like isoform X3, with translation MEVTNEKALDKCGRNTGYLKRKRDLAENFTEASVARRSRRPVADQITIRSGSEIECNTNSSPCFDRHIIQSYRNFLSSGLPQRVLSNENGEWKDFPENIIDLIRRDFQSKKAITEAAYQDQQLLLDFVHMICIDLETGLKKPIAWIDENGKCFFPELYPEVYASDVHQHFKKGSHANIIYSEPNEISITATRISNSESHDEVISNINKVKREDNFERNQKVYNEAVEVVGENEPCSFFPSRVGIVGSGHEKVSGQFGGRSVSCAVQDMLLKGLGLFADAKDIVGIYRTPLIDNLGQLRFSIFQEQIEHTKNRRGNANVRYAWLASYKDAVEEMMSRGVLQIKKPTKGPLFGIGNHLAPANRSDICASYSDVDENGVIHMMLCRVIMGNVELIHPGSQQFEPSGENFDSGVDNLQKPKHYIIWDMNRNTHIYPEYVVTIKVPSRPKECLVVKESSSDVPSITNSSSPDSLFQDRNFQLSPVSANQSQAPMFGRAPTSPWMPFSMLFAAISTKVSPQDMDLVNTCYEEFKQKKVSRIDLVKKLRQIVGDKLLISTIMRLQRKESMMD, from the exons ATGGAAGTGACGAACGAAAAGGCATTGGATAAATGTGGGAGAAACACAGGATATCTTAAGAGGAAGCGCGACTTGGCCGAAAATTTTACTGAGGCTAGCGTTGCTCGTAGATCACGTCGACCTGTTGCAGATCAAATCACTATCAGGTCTGGCAGCGAGATAGAATGTAACACCAATTCCAGCCCTTGTTTTGATAGGCATATTATCCAAAGCTACCGTAATTTTTTGTCAAGTGGGTTGCCACAGCGTGTGCTGTCTAATGAGAATGGTGAATGGAAAGATTTTCCAGAGAATATTATCGATTTGATTCGGAGAGATTTCCAATCAAAGAAGGCAATCACCGAAGCCGCATATCAGGACCAGCAATTGTTGCTAGACTTTGTGCACATGATATGCATAGATCTCGAGACGGGTCTCAAGAAGCCAATCGCATGGATTGACGAAAATGGAAAATGTTTCTTTCCTGAATTATATCCTGAGGTTTATGCATCAGATGTACATCAACATTTCAAAAAAGGAAGTCAtgctaatattatatattctgAGCCAAATGAGATATCCATCACTGCAACTCGAATCTCAAATTCGGAATCTCATGATGAAGTCATCTCTAATATCAACAAGGTCAAGCGTGAAGACAACTTCGAAAGAAACCAGAAGGTATATAATGAAGCCGTTGAAGTGGTTGGAGAAAATGAGCCATGCTCTTTCTTCCCTTCTAGGGTTGGTATCGTCGGATCTGGTCACGAGAAGGTGTCTGGCCAGTTTGGTGGTCGTAGTGTCAGCTGTGCAGTGCAAGATATGCTACTCAAGGGACTGGGCCTATTTGCTGATGCAAAGGATATTGTTGGTATCTATCGAACCCCGTTGATAGATAACTTGGGACAATTGCGTTTTAGTATTTTCCAGGAGCAGATAGAGCATACTAAGAACCGACGCGGGAATGCAAATGTCCGTTATGCTTGGCTTGCTTCTTATAAGGATGCTGTGGAGGAGATGATGTCGCGAGGTGTCTTGCAAATTAAGAAGCCTACAAAGGGTCCTTTGTTTGGTATTGGCAATCATCTTGCACCAGCAAATCGATCTGACATATG TGCTAGTTATTCTGATGTCGACGAAAATGGCGTTATCCATATGATGTTATGTCGAGTTATAATGGGGAATGTGGAACTCATCCATCCTGGATCTCAACAGTTTGAGCCTAGTGGAGAAAATTTTGATAGTGGTGTAGATAATCTTCAAAAACCAAAGCATTATATTATATGGGATATGAATAGGAACACTCACATCTATCCGGAGTATGTTGTGACCATCAAAGTGCCTTCCAGACCCAAAG AATGTTTGGTTGTTAAAGAAAGCTCTTCTGATGTGCCTTCAATCACAAATTCGAGTTCACCTGATAGTCTTTTCCAG GATAGGAATTTTCAGCTTTCACCGGTGTCGGCAAATCAATCTCAAGCTCCCATGTTTGGTAGAGCTCCTACCTCTCCTTGGATGCCTTTCTCAATGTTGTTTGCTGCAATTTCGACGAAAGTGTCTCCTCAAGACATGGACTTGGTTAATACTTGTTATGAAGAATTCAAG cAAAAAAAGGTAAGCAGAATTGACTTAGTTAAAAAGTTGAGGCAGATTGTTGGGGACAAACTGTTGATTTCTACAATAATGAGGCTCCAACGCAAG gAGTCTATGATGGACTAA
- the LOC109707227 gene encoding inactive poly [ADP-ribose] polymerase RCD1-like isoform X1: MEVTNEKALDKCGRNTGYLKRKRDLAENFTEASVARRSRRPVADQITIRSGSEIECNTNSSPCFDRHIIQSYRNFLSSGLPQRVLSNENGEWKDFPENIIDLIRRDFQSKKAITEAAYQDQQLLLDFVHMICIDLETGLKKPIAWIDENGKCFFPELYPEVYASDVHQHFKKGSHANIIYSEPNEISITATRISNSESHDEVISNINKVKREDNFERNQKVYNEAVEVVGENEPCSFFPSRVGIVGSGHEKVSGQFGGRSVSCAVQDMLLKGLGLFADAKDIVGIYRTPLIDNLGQLRFSIFQEQIEHTKNRRGNANVRYAWLASYKDAVEEMMSRGVLQIKKPTKGPLFGIGNHLAPANRSDICASYSDVDENGVIHMMLCRVIMGNVELIHPGSQQFEPSGENFDSGVDNLQKPKHYIIWDMNRNTHIYPEYVVTIKVPSRPKECLVVKESSSDVPSITNSSSPDSLFQDRNFQLSPVSANQSQAPMFGRAPTSPWMPFSMLFAAISTKVSPQDMDLVNTCYEEFKQKKVSRIDLVKKLRQIVGDKLLISTIMRLQRKLPQVARYEQPKTGMQSKP, encoded by the exons ATGGAAGTGACGAACGAAAAGGCATTGGATAAATGTGGGAGAAACACAGGATATCTTAAGAGGAAGCGCGACTTGGCCGAAAATTTTACTGAGGCTAGCGTTGCTCGTAGATCACGTCGACCTGTTGCAGATCAAATCACTATCAGGTCTGGCAGCGAGATAGAATGTAACACCAATTCCAGCCCTTGTTTTGATAGGCATATTATCCAAAGCTACCGTAATTTTTTGTCAAGTGGGTTGCCACAGCGTGTGCTGTCTAATGAGAATGGTGAATGGAAAGATTTTCCAGAGAATATTATCGATTTGATTCGGAGAGATTTCCAATCAAAGAAGGCAATCACCGAAGCCGCATATCAGGACCAGCAATTGTTGCTAGACTTTGTGCACATGATATGCATAGATCTCGAGACGGGTCTCAAGAAGCCAATCGCATGGATTGACGAAAATGGAAAATGTTTCTTTCCTGAATTATATCCTGAGGTTTATGCATCAGATGTACATCAACATTTCAAAAAAGGAAGTCAtgctaatattatatattctgAGCCAAATGAGATATCCATCACTGCAACTCGAATCTCAAATTCGGAATCTCATGATGAAGTCATCTCTAATATCAACAAGGTCAAGCGTGAAGACAACTTCGAAAGAAACCAGAAGGTATATAATGAAGCCGTTGAAGTGGTTGGAGAAAATGAGCCATGCTCTTTCTTCCCTTCTAGGGTTGGTATCGTCGGATCTGGTCACGAGAAGGTGTCTGGCCAGTTTGGTGGTCGTAGTGTCAGCTGTGCAGTGCAAGATATGCTACTCAAGGGACTGGGCCTATTTGCTGATGCAAAGGATATTGTTGGTATCTATCGAACCCCGTTGATAGATAACTTGGGACAATTGCGTTTTAGTATTTTCCAGGAGCAGATAGAGCATACTAAGAACCGACGCGGGAATGCAAATGTCCGTTATGCTTGGCTTGCTTCTTATAAGGATGCTGTGGAGGAGATGATGTCGCGAGGTGTCTTGCAAATTAAGAAGCCTACAAAGGGTCCTTTGTTTGGTATTGGCAATCATCTTGCACCAGCAAATCGATCTGACATATG TGCTAGTTATTCTGATGTCGACGAAAATGGCGTTATCCATATGATGTTATGTCGAGTTATAATGGGGAATGTGGAACTCATCCATCCTGGATCTCAACAGTTTGAGCCTAGTGGAGAAAATTTTGATAGTGGTGTAGATAATCTTCAAAAACCAAAGCATTATATTATATGGGATATGAATAGGAACACTCACATCTATCCGGAGTATGTTGTGACCATCAAAGTGCCTTCCAGACCCAAAG AATGTTTGGTTGTTAAAGAAAGCTCTTCTGATGTGCCTTCAATCACAAATTCGAGTTCACCTGATAGTCTTTTCCAG GATAGGAATTTTCAGCTTTCACCGGTGTCGGCAAATCAATCTCAAGCTCCCATGTTTGGTAGAGCTCCTACCTCTCCTTGGATGCCTTTCTCAATGTTGTTTGCTGCAATTTCGACGAAAGTGTCTCCTCAAGACATGGACTTGGTTAATACTTGTTATGAAGAATTCAAG cAAAAAAAGGTAAGCAGAATTGACTTAGTTAAAAAGTTGAGGCAGATTGTTGGGGACAAACTGTTGATTTCTACAATAATGAGGCTCCAACGCAAG ttACCACAAGTGGCTAGATATGAACAGCCAAAGACTGGGATGCAATCCAAGccttaa
- the LOC109707747 gene encoding 26S proteasome non-ATPase regulatory subunit 13 homolog B-like, protein MAALQFLESQRESRPELAEWYNALADLYQRKLWHQLTLKLEQFVALAVVQAGDVLIQLYNNFISDFETKINLLKLAHFAVAVSRQYSEKDSAISYLEGVIEKLQATREMRVEEPILYVKMQIAQFNLEKGNQKECKKLLEEGKTTLDSMTDVDPSVHASYYWICSQYHKSRQEFAEFYKSALLYLAYTTVDSLSDSFKLDLAFDLSLAALLGDNIYNFGELLAHPIINSLLGTGVEWVYHILQAFNTGNLVRYQELCRVHNAALSAQPALVQNERKLLEKINILCLMEIIFSRPSEDRTIPLTVIADRTKLSIEDVEYLLMKSLSVHLIEGIIDQVEGTVHVSWVQPRVLGIPQIKSLRDRLDNWVGKVRTALLSVEAETPDLVAS, encoded by the exons ATGGCGGCTCTGCAGTTCCTCGAGTCGCAGAGGGAGTCGCGTCCGGAGCTCGCCGAGTGGTACAATGCCCTCGCGGACCTCTACCAGAGGAAGCTATGGCACCAGCTCACCCTCAAGCTTGAGCAGTTCGTCGCCCTCGCCGTCGTCCAG GCGGGTGATGTTCTCATACAGCTATATAATAACTTCATCTCTGACTTTGAGACAAAGATCAATCTTTTGAAGCTTGCCCATTTCGCTGTGGCAGTTTCACGTCAATATTCAGAAAAAGATTCTGCAATCAGTTACCTTGAAGGGGTAATTGAAAAGCTGCAGGCTACTCGGGAGATGCGGGTTGAAGAGCCTATTCTATATGTGAAGATGCAAATAGCCCAATTCAATCTTGAAAAAGGGAACCAAAAGGAGTGTAAGAAACTGTTGGAAGAGGGGAAAACTACTTTGGATAGCATGACTGATGTTGATCCTTCTGTTCATGCTAGCTACTATTGGATATGTTCTCAGTATCATAAATCTCGTCAAGAGTTCGCAGAGTTCTATAAGAGTGCTCTTCTTTATCTGGCATACACTACTGTGGACTCGCTTTCGGATTCATTTAAGCTG GACTTGGCATTTGATCTATCCCTCGCGGCTTTGTTGGGTGACAACATTTATAACTTTGGGGAATTGCTTGCCCATCCAATT ATCAATAGTCTTCTTGGAACTGGAGTGGAGTGGGTCTACCATATCCTTCAGGCGTTTAATACTGGCAACTTAGTTCGCTATCAAGAACTCTGTCGTGTTCACAATGCTGCTTTGAGTGCACAGCCCGCTTTGGTACAGAACGAGAGGAAGCTACTTGAAAAAATTAACATTCTCTGTCTGATGGAAATAATCTTCAG TCGACCATCTGAAGACCGTACCATTCCATTAACTGTTATTGCTGATCGGACTAAGCTATCCATTGAAGATGTTGAATATCTTCTTATGAAGAGCCTCTCT GTTCATCTCATTGAGGGCATAATTGATCAAGTAGAGGGCACAGTTCATGTGTCATGGGTGCAACCCCGGGTTCTGGGAATACCACAGATAAAGTCTCTTCGTGATCGGCTGGACAATTGGGTTGGGAAGGTGCGCACAGCGTTGCTATCAGTCGAAGCGGAGACCCCCGACTTAGTAGCTTCTTGA
- the LOC109707363 gene encoding ATPase family AAA domain-containing protein 3-B-like yields the protein MARAPATVVSAAVAAVALAAERAYADGPFRFPPFSSSSSSSSSSPPVAPPSPAAPGTGHAPAEEAPEKPRARNDNPRTTAAGFDPEPLERGVAALNEINKSPNAKKVFELMKKQEETRQVELAAKKAEYQVMQAQYETDRQRVIYEEQKKLVQQQAQTKAQMARYEDELARKRMQAEHESQRARNQELVKMQEESSIRQEQIRRATEEQIQAQIRQTEKEKAEIERETIRVRAMAEAEGRAHEAKLAEEVNRRMLIERANAEREKWISAINTTFEHVGGGLRAILTDQNKLVVAVGGVTALAAGIYTTREGARVVWGYVDRILGQPSLIRESSRGKYPWSGLFSRAMSSASSSASSSASNRITNGNNPGKNGNGFGDVILNPSLQKRIKQLADATANTKAHQAPFRNMLFYGPPGTGKTMAARELARRSGLDYALMTGGDVAPLGSQAVTKIHQLFDWAKKSNRGLLLFIDEADAFLCERNKTYMSEAQRSALNALLFRTGDQSKDIVLALATNRPGDLDSAVGDRIDEVLEFPLPGEEERFKLLKLYLDKYIAKAGENKKRGWFSLFRRQPQKIEIKGITDDIIREAAAKTEGFSGREIAKLMAGVQAAVYGSKDCELNPGLFREVVDYKVAEHQQRRKLAAPDQGA from the exons ATGGCTAGGGCTCCGGCGACCGTGgtctccgccgccgtcgccgcggtGGCGCTCGCGGCGGAACGTGCCTACGCCGACGGGCCCTTCCGCTTcccccccttctcctcctcttcctcctcctcctcctcctcgcccccGGTGGCGCCACCGTCTCCGGCGGCCCCCGGAACCGGCCACGCTCCGGCGGAGGAGGCGCCGGAGAAGCCCAGGGCTCGTAACGATAACCCTCGGACCACAGCGGCGGGGTTCGATCCAGAGCCCCTGGAGAGGGGCGTGGCGGCGTTGAACGAGATCAATAAGTCGCCTAATGCTAAAAAG GTGTTTGAGCTGATGAAGAAGCAAGAAGAGACGCGGCAGGTGGAATTGGCAGCGAAGAAAGCCGAGTATCAGGTCATGCAAGCGCAGTACGAGACT GATAGGCAACGTGTGATCTATGAAGAGCAGAAGAAATTAGTTCAACAGCAGGCACAAACAAAGGCCCAAATGGCTCGCTATGAAGATGAGTTAGCAAGAAAAAGGATGCAG gcAGAGCATGAAAGCCAAAGAGCAAGAAATCAAGAACTTGTCAAAATGCAAGAAGAGTCATCAATCCGACAGGAGCAAATACGTCGTGCTACTGAAGAACAAATTCAAGCCCAAATAAGACAGACAGAGAAGGAGAAGGCAGAGATAGAGCGTGAGACTATAAGAGTCCGGGCCATGGCAGAAGCGGAAGGAAGAGCACATGAAGCTAAGCTAGCTGAAGAAGTTAATAGACGTATGCTGATTGAGCGAGCGAATgctgagagagagaaatggatcTCGGCAATTAACACAACTTTTGAACATGTCGGAG GTGGATTGCGGGCAATATTAACTGATCAGAACAAGTTAGTTGTTGCTGTTGGGGGTGTAACTGCCCTTGCTGCAGGAATCTATACTACCAG AGAAGGTGCTAGAGTTGTTTGGGGGTATGTGGACCGCATTTTGGGCCAGCCATCTCTAATTAGAGAGTCATCACGGGGAAAATACCCTTGGTCTGGCTTGTTCTCTCGTGCTATGAGCTCAGCATCAAGTTCAGCATCAAGCTCAGCATCAAACAGAATTACCAATGGAAACAATCCTGGAAAGAACGGGAATGGTTTCGGTGATGTTATCTTGAATCCCTCCCTTCAGAAAAGAATCAAACAGCTTGCTGATGCCACAGCTAATACAAAGGCCCATCAAGCCCCATTTCGGAACATGCTCTTCTATGGGCCTCCTGGTACAGGAAAAACAATGGCAGCAAGAGAACTAGCTCGTAGATCT GGCTTAGATTATGCTCTGATGACTGGTGGGGATGTTGCACCATTGGGATCACAAGCGGTCACCAAGATACATCAACTATTTGACTGGGCCAAGAAATCTAATAGGGGTTTGCTCCTCTTCATTGATGAAGCAGATGCCTTCTTGTGCGA GCGGAACAAGACATATATGAGTGAAGCCCAACGGAGTGCCCTTAATGCCCTTCTCTTCCGCACTGGGGACCAATCCAAAGACATTGTTCTTGCCCTTGCCACCAACCGGCCAGGTGATCTTGATTCCGCAGTTGGCGACCGTATTGATGAGGTCCTCGAATTCCCTCTCCCTGGCGAAGAGGAAAGGTTTAAACTGCTGAAGCTCTACTTGGATAAGTACATTGCAAAGGCCGGGGAAAATAAAAAGCGTGGTTGGTTTAGTCTTTTTCGTCGCCAGCCGCAAAAAATAGAGATTAAAGGTATAACCGATGATATAATTAGGGAGGCGGCAGCTAAGACCGAAGGTTTTTCTGGTAGAGAGATTGCGAAGCTGATGGCCGGTGTGCAAGCTGCAGTTTATGGGAGTAAAGATTGCGAGCTTAACCCAGGTTTGTTTAGGGAGGTAGTAGATTACAAAGTCGCCGAGCATCAGCAGAGGAGAAAGCTAGCTGCTCCTGACCAGGGTGCTtaa
- the LOC109707365 gene encoding probable carboxylesterase 18, producing the protein MPSSEGRPRLPCRTWLFVNAASALTDATRRRDGTVNRALLDFFDRRTPPNPTPLHGVSTSDHTLDPSRPLSVRLFAPHSHPSSDTHALCRRLARRIPARVVSVDYRRAPEHPFPAPYDDGADVLRWIRSGALPDSDPSAPLFLAGDSAGGNIAHHVARRSSSSPSPSPPEAEAEAVAGLVAIQPFFGGEEATGSEERLWDKVAFGSRERFEWMWRSFLPPGSNRDHPAANVFGPGPGPGSRSGSEDWTGFPSTMVCVGGWDPLQDRQRMYAEGLRNAGVETRLAEYPDAIHGFFAFPELPEARRFVDDVADFVNRTVDRIRAGPARPDA; encoded by the coding sequence ATGCCGTCGTCGGAGGGACGCCCCCGGCTGCCGTGCAGGACGTGGCTGTTCGTCAACGCCGCCTCCGCCCTCACCGACGCCACGCGCCGCCGCGACGGCACCGTCAACCGCGCCCTCCTCGACTTCTTCGACCGCAGGACCCCTCCCAACCCCACCCCGCTCCACGGCGTCTCCACCTCCGACCACACCCTCGACCCTTCTCGACCCCTCTCGGTCCGCCTCTTCGCCCCCCACTCCCACCCTTCCTCCGATACACACGCCCTCTGCCGCCGCCTCGCCCGCCGCATCCCCGCCCGCGTCGTCTCCGTCGACTACCGCCGCGCCCCCGAGCACCCCTTCCCCGCCCCCTACGACGACGGCGCCGACGTCCTCCGCTGGATCCGCTCCGGCGCCCTCCCCGACTCCGACCCCTCCGCCCCCCTCTTCCTCGCCGGCGACAGCGCCGGGGGCAACATCGCCCACCACGTCGCCCGGCGctcgtcttcttctccttccccttctcctccggaggcggaggcggaggcggtcgCGGGGTTGGTGGCGATCCAGCCCTTCTTCGGCGGGGAGGAGGCGACGGGGTCGGAGGAGCGGCTGTGGGACAAGGTGGCCTTCGGGTCGCGGGAGCGGTTCGAGTGGATGTGGAGGTCGTTCCTGCCCCCCGGATCGAACCGCGACCACCCGGCCGCCAACGTCTTCGGACCGGGACCGGGACCGGGCTCGCGCTCCGGTTCGGAGGACTGGACCGGGTTCCCTTCCACCATGGTGTGCGTCGGCGGGTGGGACCCGCTCCAGGACCGGCAGCGCATGTACGCCGAGGGGCTCCGGAACGCCGGGGTCGAGACGCGCCTCGCCGAGTACCCGGACGCCATCCACGGCTTCTTCGCCTTCCCGGAGCTGCCCGAAGCCCGGAGGTTCGTCGACGACGTGGCCGATTTCGTGAATCGGACGGTGGACCGGATCAGGGCCGGGCCGGCCCGTCCGGATGCGTGA
- the LOC109707366 gene encoding uncharacterized protein LOC109707366 encodes MAKSIIIYGLLITFLLLTPTHHLMLVNGRIQMRNVPMESILEDLENCHKIDPRLWAPDTDFSKLRLWDRPEVGDRAAYFAYIQQKLRVPEEIQSICHLSKGVYSIRSRPLRRKRNVTSQGVIFIQSTELMMQIETPPHYSAGESWEYAGSEIMVRREPHESDCRVKTLRRMNCFERELYRAMLSEPSIQLDEFSKGMKRGSIWLVH; translated from the exons ATGGCAAAGAGTATTATAATCTACGGGCTGCTCATAACATTCCTCCTGTTAACACCTACCCACCATCTCATGCTCGTCAATGGTAGGATCCAGATGA GAAACGTACCTATGGAATCAATTCTAGAAGATCTAGAGAACTGTCACAAGATTGATCCGAGATTGTGGGCCCCAGACACCGATTTCTCGAAACTACGACTGTGGGATCGGCCGGAAGTCGGCGACAGAGCGGCTTATTTCGCCTATATCCAGCAGAAGTTAAGAGTTCCTGAAGAGATCCAAAGCATTTGCCATCTTTCCAAAGGTGTTTACTCGATCCGAAGCAGACCTCTTAGAAGGAAACGAAATGTTACGAGCCAAGGAGTAATTTTTATTCAGAGTACGGAACTCATGATGCAAATCGAAACTCCGCCGCATTATTCTGCGGGTGAAAGCTGGGAATATGCGGGCTCAGAAATAATGGTTCGTAGAGAACCGCACGAATCTGATTGCCGTGTGAAGACGCTCAGAAGAATGAATTGTTTCGAGAGAGAACTCTATCGTGCTATGTTGTCGGAGCCATCGATCCAGTTGGACGAATTCTCTAAGGGGATGAAAAGAGGCTCTATATGGTTGGTGCACTGA